In one Paenibacillus sp. JQZ6Y-1 genomic region, the following are encoded:
- a CDS encoding YczE/YyaS/YitT family protein yields MRYVVYTLGLLLLTLGIACTIQARLGTSPFDALLVGLSHRVGLTVGSWEIIIALLLIGCNALLQRQRPQMIGLLTACITGIGIDLWLFVLRSWLTPQIWYGQMTGFVIGMLVMGLGTAMYLHTHFAPMPIDKLTLILRELGKTNILVARTIVYAVFLLLAWSLDGPIGIGTILTVCLGGVILHWFMKRIEKLWGEPYRSQPEQHTL; encoded by the coding sequence ATGAGATATGTTGTCTATACGCTAGGTTTGCTCTTATTAACCTTAGGTATCGCCTGCACGATTCAGGCAAGGCTTGGCACCTCGCCCTTCGACGCTTTGCTGGTCGGTTTATCCCATCGGGTGGGGCTGACAGTGGGCAGCTGGGAGATCATTATCGCTCTGCTGCTGATCGGCTGTAATGCGCTATTACAGCGTCAGCGACCACAGATGATTGGACTGCTCACCGCCTGTATAACGGGGATAGGCATTGATCTATGGCTGTTTGTCCTACGTAGCTGGCTAACCCCGCAGATCTGGTATGGGCAGATGACTGGTTTTGTGATCGGTATGCTGGTGATGGGACTCGGAACCGCGATGTATTTACATACTCATTTTGCCCCGATGCCGATTGATAAGCTGACTCTGATTTTGCGTGAGTTAGGGAAAACGAATATCCTCGTCGCTCGCACCATCGTATATGCTGTGTTTCTGCTGCTCGCTTGGAGTCTGGACGGTCCCATCGGCATTGGGACTATACTGACCGTTTGTCTGGGTGGCGTGATTCTGCATTGGTTTATGAAACGGATTGAGAAGCTTTGGGGAGAACCGTATCGTTCTCAACCGGAACAACATACGTTATGA
- a CDS encoding GNAT family N-acetyltransferase: MNIELTRCTLEQIDCLQTISRETFEDTFADQNTPENMAAYMQKAFRLEQLSAELNNPESRFFFAHIDGLLAGYLKVNRGAAQTEPMGKDALEIERIYVRHTFQGQGIGKYLLEHARYLAATEQCQSIWLGVWEHNRNAIDFYKKMGFVQTAVHSFYMGDEEQFDWIMSKPL, translated from the coding sequence ATGAATATCGAGCTTACCAGATGCACATTAGAACAGATTGATTGTTTGCAGACAATTAGTCGCGAGACGTTTGAAGATACGTTTGCTGATCAGAATACACCGGAAAATATGGCTGCTTATATGCAAAAGGCATTTCGGTTGGAGCAGTTAAGCGCAGAGCTGAATAACCCGGAATCGCGCTTCTTTTTCGCTCATATAGACGGTTTGCTTGCTGGCTATTTAAAAGTGAATAGAGGAGCTGCACAGACGGAACCGATGGGGAAAGATGCTTTGGAGATAGAGCGGATCTATGTACGGCATACCTTTCAAGGGCAGGGCATCGGCAAATATCTGCTGGAGCACGCACGTTATCTTGCTGCGACAGAGCAATGTCAGTCGATATGGCTCGGTGTATGGGAGCATAACCGCAACGCTATTGATTTTTATAAAAAAATGGGTTTTGTACAGACAGCGGTGCATTCGTTCTATATGGGCGATGAGGAACAGTTTGATTGGATTATGAGCAAGCCACTGTAA
- a CDS encoding MFS transporter: MSRNNSNTSQQSLDWLQHYSESPEQQQALYRRTLSVVSVSQVFGGAGLAAGVTVGALLAQQMLGTDAYAGLPSALLTLGSAGAALMVGRLSQQYGRRTGLTIGFMLGGIGAIGVILAAIWSSIWLLFAALLIYGSGTATNLQARYAGTDLASSKQRATAVSMTMVFTTFGAVAGPNLVNVMGNVALSFGIPALAGPFMLAALAYLLAGVVLFVMLRPDPLLIAEMVRTQGMGQAVDSSPTNSAPSENKKGIIAGATIMVVTQVIMVAIMTMTPVHMRHHGHGLGEVGLVIGFHIGAMYLPSLVTGILVDKLGRAVMAVASGITLLLAGMVAAFAPADSMILLIVALCLLGLGWNLGLISGTALLVDSTEASTRAKVQGAVDVLIALSGAASGALSGMVVAGSSYPVLSIAGGVLSLLLIPVVIWSRAQRQAV; this comes from the coding sequence ATGAGTAGAAACAACAGCAATACATCCCAGCAGTCATTGGATTGGCTCCAACATTATAGTGAGTCACCAGAGCAGCAGCAGGCATTATATCGGCGTACCCTCAGTGTGGTGAGTGTGTCGCAAGTATTTGGCGGTGCTGGGCTGGCAGCTGGCGTTACAGTTGGAGCATTACTTGCGCAGCAAATGCTCGGTACAGATGCTTACGCTGGTTTGCCCTCCGCGCTGTTAACGTTAGGCTCGGCAGGGGCAGCGCTGATGGTTGGGCGTTTATCACAGCAATATGGTCGTCGGACCGGGCTGACTATTGGTTTTATGCTGGGTGGAATCGGAGCGATCGGAGTGATTTTGGCAGCGATTTGGAGCAGTATTTGGCTATTGTTTGCGGCGCTGCTCATTTATGGATCAGGTACGGCGACGAATTTGCAGGCGAGGTATGCAGGAACCGATCTGGCTAGCAGCAAGCAGCGTGCAACGGCGGTTAGTATGACGATGGTATTTACAACCTTTGGGGCGGTGGCTGGACCGAATCTAGTCAATGTGATGGGCAATGTTGCATTGTCCTTTGGAATTCCGGCGCTGGCAGGTCCTTTTATGCTGGCTGCGTTGGCGTATCTGTTGGCAGGAGTGGTATTGTTTGTTATGCTGCGTCCTGACCCGTTACTGATTGCAGAGATGGTAAGAACACAGGGAATGGGGCAGGCTGTTGATTCTTCACCGACCAATAGCGCACCATCGGAAAATAAAAAAGGCATCATCGCCGGTGCAACGATTATGGTTGTTACGCAGGTCATAATGGTTGCGATTATGACGATGACACCTGTACATATGCGGCATCATGGTCATGGTCTAGGAGAAGTGGGATTGGTGATCGGATTTCATATCGGAGCGATGTATTTGCCTTCGCTTGTTACAGGCATATTGGTTGATAAGCTAGGACGGGCAGTGATGGCGGTCGCTTCCGGGATCACATTGCTGCTCGCAGGGATGGTGGCAGCATTTGCTCCTGCTGATTCGATGATCCTATTGATTGTGGCGCTTTGCTTACTCGGTCTGGGCTGGAATCTAGGGTTGATTAGTGGAACAGCATTACTCGTCGATTCAACAGAAGCTTCTACAAGGGCAAAGGTACAGGGTGCGGTTGATGTGCTCATTGCGCTATCAGGTGCGGCTAGCGGTGCATTGTCCGGTATGGTGGTTGCGGGTTCCAGTTATCCGGTACTGTCGATAGCTGGCGGTGTTCTGTCTCTGCTGCTTATTCCGGTTGTGATTTGGTCTCGTGCTCAAAGACAAGCCGTATAA
- a CDS encoding MarR family winged helix-turn-helix transcriptional regulator has protein sequence MREILREVGMIARALDSISNIEFKEYDLTKGQYLYLVRVCEHPGIIQEKLAEMIKVDRTTAARAVQKLELNGFVEKREDEHNLKIKKLFPTAKAEQVYPMIKREHDHSDQVALNGLTEEESDTLLRLLQQVRSNVEKDWEYVKKGNKREY, from the coding sequence ATGAGAGAGATTTTGCGTGAGGTTGGTATGATTGCCAGAGCGCTTGATTCGATTAGCAATATCGAATTTAAGGAGTACGATCTGACAAAGGGGCAGTATCTATATCTAGTACGCGTGTGTGAGCATCCAGGCATTATTCAGGAAAAGCTTGCCGAGATGATCAAGGTCGACCGCACAACAGCTGCGCGTGCTGTACAAAAGCTAGAGCTGAACGGTTTTGTGGAGAAGCGTGAGGATGAGCATAACTTGAAGATTAAGAAGCTATTTCCCACTGCCAAAGCTGAGCAGGTGTATCCAATGATTAAGCGGGAGCATGATCATTCCGATCAGGTGGCATTGAACGGATTGACAGAGGAAGAGAGTGATACACTGCTGCGATTGCTGCAACAGGTGCGTAGCAATGTAGAGAAGGATTGGGAGTACGTCAAAAAAGGCAATAAGCGCGAATATTGA